Proteins encoded by one window of Chromobacterium violaceum ATCC 12472:
- a CDS encoding flagellar basal body-associated FliL family protein gives MSDDKKADKAEKKAGGGGNKLMLIVIILLILVLAAVGGLAAYMFTNMNKPAGAQAEQVQEKPKKKHEGPPIFEKMDTFVVNLAGNDGSLLQIDMQAELGDEEAKKKFADYAPKVRSAVILLLSSKTAAEVSTAEGKVKLKAQVKQIINEAMDAGEEPVVESVLFTSFIIQKQ, from the coding sequence ATGTCGGATGATAAAAAGGCGGACAAGGCGGAAAAAAAGGCGGGAGGGGGCGGCAACAAGCTGATGCTGATCGTCATCATCCTGCTGATTCTGGTGTTGGCCGCCGTGGGGGGGCTGGCGGCTTACATGTTCACCAATATGAACAAGCCGGCGGGGGCTCAGGCTGAGCAGGTGCAGGAAAAACCGAAGAAAAAGCATGAGGGTCCGCCCATCTTCGAGAAAATGGACACCTTCGTGGTCAACCTGGCCGGCAATGACGGCAGCCTGCTGCAGATAGACATGCAGGCCGAGCTTGGCGACGAGGAGGCCAAGAAGAAGTTCGCGGACTATGCGCCCAAGGTCCGGAGCGCGGTGATCCTGCTGCTGTCGTCCAAGACCGCGGCCGAGGTCAGCACCGCCGAAGGCAAGGTCAAGCTGAAGGCGCAAGTCAAACAGATCATCAACGAGGCGATGGACGCGGGCGAAGAGCCCGTGGTCGAAAGCGTCCTCTTCACTTCCTTCATCATCCAGAAGCAGTAG
- a CDS encoding flagellar hook-length control protein FliK: MTIIVNTPAANAGTQASPGSVASAGNSGSGAAGDLFASLLGIQMSTMGAMLPELGDGGNGKSADDKPAAKDGQGDGTLQAALAMPMLTALQLQPQQAETKTPVQDLLTQQTTAKVDPSLLLQTAKQGFNWQDGQQKLPDPETTAAQFLPLQQLQQAQPQQAAHVQSNAGLPQLTLPQTLTDPNWGKALGEQMLSMVNLKMDKAQIQLNPPQMGPIEVTLKMNGTDQAQVLFTAAVPATREALESNMHRLSSMLSSSGIQLTDSQVSSGNSGQQQQAFQQRKGQHQPVIGEAEVVDALSAIKTARGILSIFA, encoded by the coding sequence ATGACTATCATCGTGAACACGCCGGCGGCGAATGCCGGCACGCAGGCATCTCCGGGAAGCGTCGCTTCCGCCGGCAACTCCGGCAGCGGCGCGGCCGGCGATCTGTTCGCCAGCCTGCTGGGCATCCAGATGAGCACGATGGGCGCGATGCTGCCGGAGCTGGGCGATGGCGGCAACGGCAAGTCCGCCGACGACAAGCCGGCGGCCAAGGACGGCCAGGGCGACGGAACGCTGCAGGCCGCGCTGGCGATGCCCATGCTGACCGCGTTGCAGCTCCAGCCGCAGCAGGCCGAGACCAAGACTCCGGTTCAGGATCTGCTGACCCAGCAAACGACCGCCAAGGTCGATCCCTCTTTGCTGTTGCAGACGGCGAAGCAGGGCTTCAATTGGCAGGACGGCCAGCAAAAATTGCCGGATCCGGAAACCACGGCCGCGCAATTCTTGCCGCTGCAGCAGTTGCAGCAAGCGCAGCCGCAACAGGCCGCCCATGTTCAGAGCAATGCCGGCCTGCCCCAGCTGACCCTGCCCCAGACCCTGACCGATCCGAATTGGGGCAAGGCCCTGGGCGAGCAGATGCTGAGCATGGTCAACCTGAAGATGGACAAGGCGCAGATTCAGCTCAATCCGCCGCAGATGGGGCCGATCGAGGTGACTTTGAAAATGAACGGCACCGACCAGGCCCAGGTTTTGTTCACCGCCGCCGTGCCGGCGACGCGCGAGGCGTTGGAAAGCAATATGCACCGGCTGAGTTCCATGCTGTCCTCCAGCGGCATCCAGTTGACCGACTCCCAGGTTTCCAGCGGCAATTCCGGCCAGCAGCAACAGGCATTCCAGCAAAGGAAAGGACAGCACCAGCCCGTCATCGGCGAGGCTGAGGTCGTGGACGCCTTGAGCGCGATCAAGACCGCACGCGGCATACTCAGCATCTTCGCTTGA
- the fliJ gene encoding flagellar export protein FliJ: MASKYQLLIQLADERQQAAAERMGMAQSRLAESRSRLDQLDAFREEYRQRLVGGGGQGMSIVQYQDFRRFLARLDEAMIQQQQDVDRCAQRFVMERQAWQMEYKKLKAYEKLLQREQEREARQEAKRQQKQTDEFATRRFWDRTHGGDA; this comes from the coding sequence ATGGCCAGCAAATACCAACTGCTGATCCAGCTCGCCGATGAGCGCCAACAGGCGGCGGCAGAGCGGATGGGCATGGCGCAAAGCCGGCTGGCCGAGTCCCGTTCCCGTCTGGATCAGCTGGACGCGTTCCGGGAGGAGTACCGCCAACGCCTGGTGGGCGGCGGCGGACAGGGCATGTCCATCGTCCAGTACCAGGATTTCCGCCGCTTTCTGGCCAGGCTGGACGAGGCCATGATCCAGCAGCAGCAGGATGTCGATCGCTGCGCGCAGCGTTTCGTGATGGAGCGCCAGGCCTGGCAGATGGAATACAAGAAGCTCAAGGCCTACGAAAAGCTGCTGCAGCGCGAGCAGGAGCGCGAGGCGCGGCAGGAGGCCAAGCGCCAGCAGAAGCAGACGGACGAATTCGCCACCCGCCGTTTCTGGGACAGGACTCATGGCGGCGATGCCTGA
- the fliI gene encoding flagellar protein export ATPase FliI, translated as MSGSLLERQRGWLAACGAAAEAASLWQPCGRLVRVTGMVMEAVGIKLPVGSACRVMLADAHSVEAEVVGFSGDKVFLMPLTNVHGLLPGTPVLPLPSFNPPRYGSEPGAAQAASNGAAGRQVPVGASLLGRVLDSLGRPLDGLGPIHPDAWFPLYSQPMNPLHRTPVHDVLDVGVRAINGLLTVGRGQRLGLFAGSGVGKSVLLGMMARFTKADVVVVGLIGERGREVKDFIENILGEEGRARSVVVAAPADMPPLMRLHGAAYATALAEYFRSQGLDVLLLMDSVTRFAMAQREIALAIGEPPVTRGYPPSVFARLPQLIERAGNGEEGGGSITGFYTVLSEGDDQQDPIADSARAILDGHFVLSRDLAEAGHYPAIDIEQSISRVMVDVVPQQQMDLARHFKQLYSRYQRNRDLISVGAYVSGSDPVLDDAMRRQLPMVSFLTQPMHESHDYASCCEQLAGVMA; from the coding sequence ATGAGCGGCAGCCTGCTTGAGCGCCAGCGGGGCTGGCTGGCGGCTTGCGGCGCGGCCGCTGAGGCGGCCAGCTTGTGGCAGCCCTGCGGCAGGTTGGTCCGCGTCACCGGCATGGTGATGGAGGCGGTGGGCATCAAGTTGCCAGTCGGCAGCGCCTGCCGGGTGATGCTGGCCGACGCGCACTCGGTGGAGGCCGAGGTGGTGGGCTTTTCCGGCGACAAGGTGTTCCTGATGCCGCTCACCAATGTGCACGGCCTGCTGCCCGGCACGCCGGTGCTCCCCTTGCCATCCTTCAATCCGCCGCGCTACGGCAGCGAGCCGGGCGCGGCGCAGGCCGCCTCCAATGGCGCGGCCGGCCGGCAGGTGCCGGTGGGCGCCAGCCTGCTGGGCCGGGTGCTGGATTCCCTGGGCCGGCCGCTGGACGGTCTGGGGCCGATTCATCCCGATGCCTGGTTCCCCTTGTACAGCCAGCCGATGAACCCCTTGCATCGCACGCCGGTGCACGATGTGCTGGATGTGGGCGTGCGCGCGATCAACGGACTGCTCACGGTCGGCCGCGGCCAGCGCCTGGGGCTGTTCGCCGGCTCCGGCGTCGGCAAGTCGGTGCTGCTGGGCATGATGGCCCGCTTCACCAAGGCCGACGTGGTGGTGGTGGGGCTGATAGGCGAGCGGGGCCGGGAAGTGAAGGACTTCATCGAGAACATCCTGGGCGAGGAGGGACGCGCCCGCTCGGTCGTCGTGGCCGCGCCGGCCGACATGCCGCCGCTGATGCGCCTGCACGGCGCCGCCTACGCCACCGCGCTGGCGGAGTACTTCCGTTCCCAAGGGTTGGATGTGCTGTTGCTGATGGATTCGGTCACCCGTTTCGCCATGGCGCAGCGCGAGATCGCGCTGGCGATCGGCGAGCCGCCGGTGACTCGCGGCTATCCGCCGTCGGTGTTCGCGCGGCTGCCGCAGCTGATCGAGCGCGCAGGCAACGGCGAAGAGGGCGGCGGCTCGATCACCGGCTTTTACACCGTGCTGTCCGAGGGCGACGACCAGCAGGATCCGATCGCCGACTCCGCGCGCGCCATCCTTGACGGCCACTTCGTGCTGTCGCGCGATCTGGCCGAGGCCGGCCATTATCCGGCGATAGACATCGAGCAGTCGATCAGCCGGGTGATGGTGGACGTGGTGCCGCAGCAGCAAATGGACCTGGCCCGCCATTTCAAGCAGCTGTATTCCCGTTACCAGCGCAACCGCGACCTGATCAGCGTCGGGGCTTACGTGTCCGGCTCCGATCCGGTGCTGGACGACGCCATGCGCCGCCAGCTGCCCATGGTCAGCTTCCTTACCCAGCCCATGCACGAGTCGCACGATTACGCGTCCTGCTGCGAGCAGCTGGCCGGCGTGATGGCCTGA
- a CDS encoding FliH/SctL family protein has translation MKASSSNGPIIPGEELESWSSWSPASLDGFTQALSPAQLVAMAQMRRPGLSLAERIAASEPPVAPVPLAEAEALAEQAEAVAAEPEEEAQALGYPTAAELEAIHQEAWQAGHEAGLEAGRAEGFEQGLQAGREQGAAQALAEQLPKLEEAWQALRDMGGDFSGELARLEQELARDVLQLAWALAQKLLQQKLERDEQALLPLLQAALAELPSTLANARLRVNPADLAVAREFLQQETPETAWQWVEDAQVRRGGCVIDASSVRLDMTLETRLAAMSRALGLEDGDERQPA, from the coding sequence ATGAAGGCCTCATCGAGTAACGGACCCATCATTCCCGGCGAGGAGCTGGAAAGCTGGAGCAGCTGGAGCCCGGCTTCGCTGGACGGCTTCACCCAGGCCCTGTCGCCGGCCCAGCTGGTGGCGATGGCGCAGATGCGCCGTCCCGGCCTCAGCCTGGCCGAGCGCATCGCGGCCTCCGAGCCGCCTGTCGCGCCCGTGCCGCTGGCCGAGGCGGAAGCCTTGGCGGAACAGGCCGAAGCGGTGGCGGCCGAACCGGAAGAAGAGGCGCAGGCGCTGGGCTACCCCACCGCGGCCGAACTGGAAGCCATCCACCAGGAGGCCTGGCAGGCCGGTCATGAGGCCGGCCTTGAGGCGGGCAGGGCGGAGGGATTCGAACAGGGCCTGCAGGCGGGGCGGGAGCAAGGCGCCGCCCAGGCGCTCGCCGAGCAGCTGCCGAAGCTGGAAGAGGCCTGGCAGGCGCTGCGCGACATGGGCGGCGATTTTTCCGGCGAGCTGGCCCGGTTGGAGCAGGAGCTGGCCCGGGACGTGCTGCAATTGGCCTGGGCTCTGGCGCAAAAGCTGCTGCAGCAGAAGCTGGAGCGCGACGAGCAGGCGCTGCTGCCGTTGTTGCAGGCGGCCCTGGCGGAGTTGCCTTCCACGCTGGCAAATGCCCGCCTGCGCGTCAACCCGGCCGACCTGGCCGTGGCGCGGGAATTCCTGCAGCAGGAGACGCCGGAAACGGCATGGCAGTGGGTCGAGGATGCGCAGGTGCGCCGCGGCGGCTGCGTGATAGACGCCAGCTCGGTGAGGCTGGACATGACGCTGGAAACCCGGCTGGCGGCGATGAGCCGCGCGCTGGGCCTGGAGGATGGAGATGAGCGGCAGCCTGCTTGA
- the fliG gene encoding flagellar motor switch protein FliG: MSDNGIRKSAVLLFSLGQNEAVEVFKYLGPKEVQKISLAMAAINNLSYEQIDEVVAEFRKECDARASIGASDEYLRNVLIEALGPDKAANLLDKIMQGNDHSGIESLKWMDPSSAADLIRHEHPQIIATILVHLEPDLSSSILSFFPERMRNEVLIRTATLEGVQPQALRELNDVLTQLLSGSDRIKKSASGGVGLTAEILNFMGGNVEASALSFIREYDPELAQRIQDKMFVFENLLDIDDRSIQTILREIQSDSLVIALKGTSTDLKEKIFRNMSQRAAEMLRDDLESKGPVKLSEVEAEQKEILKVVRKLADDGQIVLGSKGGDEGLIE, translated from the coding sequence ATGAGTGACAACGGAATCCGCAAGAGCGCCGTGCTGCTGTTCAGTCTCGGCCAGAACGAGGCGGTCGAGGTGTTCAAATACCTCGGCCCCAAGGAAGTCCAGAAGATTTCGCTGGCGATGGCGGCGATCAACAACCTCAGCTACGAGCAGATCGACGAGGTGGTGGCCGAATTCCGCAAGGAATGCGACGCCCGCGCCAGCATCGGCGCGTCCGACGAATACCTGCGCAATGTGCTGATCGAGGCGCTGGGACCGGACAAGGCCGCCAATCTGCTGGACAAGATCATGCAGGGCAACGACCACAGCGGCATCGAAAGCCTGAAGTGGATGGATCCCTCGTCCGCGGCAGACCTGATCCGCCACGAGCACCCGCAGATCATCGCCACCATCCTGGTGCACCTGGAGCCGGACCTGTCCAGCTCCATCCTGTCCTTCTTTCCGGAGCGGATGCGCAACGAAGTGCTGATCCGGACCGCCACGCTGGAAGGCGTGCAGCCGCAGGCGCTGCGCGAGCTGAACGACGTGCTGACCCAGTTGCTGTCGGGTTCCGACCGCATCAAGAAGAGCGCGTCCGGCGGCGTCGGCCTCACCGCGGAAATCCTCAACTTCATGGGCGGCAACGTCGAGGCGTCGGCGCTCAGCTTCATCCGCGAGTACGATCCGGAGCTGGCCCAGCGCATCCAGGACAAGATGTTCGTGTTCGAGAACCTGCTGGACATCGACGACCGCTCGATCCAGACCATCCTGCGCGAGATCCAGTCCGACTCGCTGGTGATCGCGCTGAAGGGCACCAGCACCGATCTGAAGGAAAAGATTTTCCGCAACATGTCCCAGCGCGCCGCGGAAATGCTGCGCGACGATCTGGAATCCAAGGGGCCGGTCAAGCTGTCCGAAGTGGAGGCCGAGCAGAAGGAAATCCTCAAGGTGGTGCGCAAGCTCGCCGACGACGGCCAGATCGTGCTAGGCAGCAAGGGCGGCGATGAAGGCCTCATCGAGTAA
- the fliF gene encoding flagellar basal-body MS-ring/collar protein FliF: MADLAEENATPVWRARLNEAGDRFKALPNNRKILFLTALAAIFAVVVGAVLLNRTPSYKILFSNLADRDGGQVTAALQQMNVPYQLGEGGVISVPADKVYDVRLKLAAQGLPKASGVGFELMDNQKFGISQFAEQVNYQRSIEGELARTIEAISSVQSARVHIATPKQSVFVREQQSPTASVMLQLYPGRMLDGGQVAGILHLVSSSVPNLPLKNVTIVDQDGNLLSKQAGPDENSGLDQRQLGFVRQIEEGYVKRIEDILEPIFGRGNARAQVTANVDFSETEQTSETYRPNSSPNPSATRSQQISEKLVNGSANPTGVPGALSNQPPSAASAPITLPPGAAPGTANLSGGSVSASGTLQRDITTNYEVDKTIQHTKVPTGVVKRLSAAVVVNYRRMPDKSGEMKPTPLTPQEVQQINNLVKEAMGYNSGRGDTLNVVNAAFADNAQPVTMQERVIDYVSGNGTSLVKYGLLGIAVLYLLFGVVRPIMRDLVRPPAPAPGAEGEAAAAGAAGPGGRLLGVAGEEGEPGVAAAMAGGGEDPREAQKRQYSSNLEAVRELVKSDPRMAAQIIKEWISADE; this comes from the coding sequence ATGGCTGATCTGGCAGAAGAAAACGCTACTCCAGTTTGGCGCGCTCGACTGAACGAGGCGGGAGACCGCTTCAAGGCGCTGCCCAACAACCGAAAAATCCTGTTTCTTACGGCGCTGGCGGCGATTTTCGCCGTCGTCGTCGGCGCGGTGCTTCTCAACCGCACGCCTTCCTACAAGATCCTGTTCTCCAATCTGGCCGACCGCGACGGCGGCCAGGTCACGGCCGCGCTGCAGCAGATGAACGTTCCCTACCAGCTGGGCGAGGGCGGCGTGATCTCGGTGCCGGCGGACAAGGTGTACGACGTCCGCTTGAAGCTGGCGGCCCAGGGCCTGCCCAAGGCCAGCGGCGTGGGCTTCGAACTGATGGACAACCAGAAGTTCGGCATCAGCCAGTTCGCCGAGCAAGTCAATTACCAGCGCTCCATCGAGGGCGAGCTCGCCCGCACCATCGAGGCCATCTCCTCGGTGCAGAGCGCCCGCGTCCACATCGCCACGCCCAAGCAGAGCGTGTTCGTCCGCGAGCAGCAGTCGCCCACCGCCTCGGTGATGCTGCAGCTGTACCCGGGACGCATGCTGGACGGCGGCCAGGTGGCCGGCATCCTGCACCTGGTGTCCAGTTCGGTGCCCAATCTGCCGTTGAAGAACGTCACCATCGTCGACCAGGACGGCAACCTGTTGTCCAAGCAGGCCGGCCCGGACGAGAATTCCGGCCTGGATCAGCGCCAGCTGGGCTTCGTGCGCCAGATCGAGGAGGGCTACGTCAAGCGCATCGAGGACATACTGGAGCCCATCTTCGGCCGCGGCAACGCCCGCGCCCAGGTGACGGCCAACGTCGACTTCTCCGAAACCGAGCAGACGTCGGAAACCTACCGGCCCAACTCCAGCCCCAATCCCTCGGCCACCCGCAGCCAGCAGATCAGCGAGAAGCTGGTCAACGGCTCGGCCAACCCCACCGGCGTGCCGGGCGCGCTGTCCAACCAGCCGCCGTCGGCGGCGTCCGCGCCGATCACGCTGCCGCCGGGCGCCGCCCCGGGCACGGCCAATCTGTCCGGGGGAAGCGTCAGCGCCAGCGGCACGCTGCAGCGCGACATCACCACCAATTACGAGGTGGACAAGACCATACAGCACACCAAGGTGCCGACCGGCGTGGTCAAGCGGCTGTCGGCCGCCGTGGTGGTCAACTATCGCCGCATGCCTGACAAGAGCGGCGAGATGAAGCCGACGCCGCTGACGCCGCAAGAGGTGCAGCAAATCAACAACCTGGTCAAGGAGGCGATGGGCTACAACTCCGGCCGCGGCGATACGCTCAACGTGGTCAACGCCGCCTTCGCCGACAATGCCCAGCCGGTCACCATGCAGGAGCGGGTGATCGATTACGTCAGCGGCAACGGCACCAGCCTGGTCAAGTACGGCTTGCTGGGGATCGCGGTGCTCTATCTGCTGTTCGGCGTGGTGCGGCCCATCATGCGAGATCTGGTTCGGCCGCCGGCGCCTGCCCCCGGCGCCGAGGGCGAGGCTGCGGCCGCCGGCGCGGCCGGGCCGGGAGGGCGCCTGCTGGGCGTGGCCGGGGAAGAGGGCGAACCCGGCGTCGCCGCCGCGATGGCGGGCGGCGGAGAAGACCCGCGCGAAGCGCAGAAGCGCCAGTACAGCAGCAACCTGGAAGCCGTGCGCGAGCTGGTGAAGTCTGATCCGCGCATGGCGGCCCAGATCATCAAGGAATGGATAAGCGCCGATGAGTGA
- the fliE gene encoding flagellar hook-basal body complex protein FliE: protein MSVNNIDQLLGELKSAAALASGKQAPAAQQTPQVDFSDVLKSTIEQVNSAQQTSEEMQKQFQLGDNKEVNLQDVMMSLQKASLSFQTMVQARNKLVSAYQEIMNTQV, encoded by the coding sequence ATGTCAGTCAATAACATCGACCAGTTGCTTGGCGAGCTGAAAAGCGCGGCGGCGCTGGCTTCCGGCAAGCAGGCGCCGGCGGCACAGCAGACGCCGCAGGTCGACTTTTCCGACGTGCTCAAGTCGACGATAGAGCAGGTCAATTCGGCGCAGCAGACATCGGAGGAGATGCAGAAGCAGTTTCAGCTGGGCGACAACAAGGAAGTCAATCTGCAGGATGTGATGATGTCTCTGCAGAAAGCCAGCCTGTCGTTCCAGACGATGGTTCAGGCGCGCAACAAGCTGGTCAGCGCCTATCAGGAAATCATGAATACCCAAGTCTAG
- a CDS encoding sigma-54-dependent transcriptional regulator: MKYLPILVVEDDADLREAIVDTLSLAGYPTLEAADGGSALQKLAQEPVGLIISDAQMAPMDGYDLFEEAKKRYPGVPFILMTAYGVIERAIELLRAGAAHYLLKPFEPQSLLAEVDKHLLAMPGDGGGDVVAESAAMRQLFALAGRVAQSDASVMISGPSGSGKEVLARYIHRHSKRGSGPFVAVNCAAIPDNLLESTLFGHERGAFTGAAQALPGKFEQAQGGTILLDEVTEMPLPLQAKLLRVLQEREVERIGATRTIKLDIRVLATSNRDLQAAVEAGNFREDLYFRLNVFPLRIPALAERPEDILPLARFLLKKHAEAAGRASLVFSRDAERHLTAYSWEGNIRELDNVVQRAVILAAGAEILAADLMLGDIAGVGQFTRAESESDSSVSGETDMKTLEKRHILETLAAVGGVKKLAAEKLGISERTLRYKLQRYRDEDAADAGGNVPEGSGTE; this comes from the coding sequence ATGAAGTATCTTCCGATTCTGGTGGTCGAAGACGACGCGGATCTGCGCGAGGCCATCGTCGACACGCTTTCCCTGGCGGGCTATCCGACGCTGGAGGCCGCCGATGGCGGCTCCGCTCTGCAGAAGCTGGCCCAGGAGCCGGTGGGGCTGATCATTTCCGACGCCCAGATGGCGCCGATGGACGGCTATGACCTGTTCGAGGAGGCGAAGAAGCGCTATCCCGGCGTGCCCTTCATCCTGATGACCGCCTATGGCGTGATCGAGCGCGCGATCGAGCTCTTGCGCGCCGGGGCCGCGCATTACCTGCTCAAGCCCTTCGAGCCGCAGAGCCTGTTGGCCGAGGTGGACAAGCATCTGCTGGCGATGCCGGGAGACGGCGGCGGCGATGTGGTGGCTGAATCCGCGGCGATGCGCCAGTTGTTCGCGTTGGCGGGCCGGGTGGCGCAGAGCGACGCCAGCGTGATGATTTCCGGCCCCAGCGGCAGCGGCAAGGAAGTGCTGGCGCGTTACATCCACCGCCACTCCAAGCGCGGCAGCGGGCCGTTCGTCGCGGTCAATTGCGCGGCTATCCCGGACAATCTGCTGGAGTCCACGCTGTTCGGCCATGAGCGCGGCGCCTTCACCGGCGCGGCGCAGGCCTTGCCGGGCAAGTTCGAGCAGGCTCAGGGCGGCACCATCCTGCTGGACGAAGTGACCGAGATGCCGCTGCCCTTGCAGGCCAAGCTGTTGCGGGTGCTGCAGGAGCGCGAGGTGGAGCGGATAGGCGCCACGCGCACCATCAAGCTGGACATTCGCGTGCTGGCCACCTCCAATCGCGATCTGCAGGCGGCGGTGGAGGCTGGGAATTTCAGAGAAGACCTGTATTTCCGTCTGAATGTTTTCCCGCTGAGAATACCGGCGCTCGCCGAGCGGCCGGAGGATATTCTACCTTTGGCACGATTCCTGCTTAAAAAACATGCGGAGGCCGCTGGACGGGCATCTCTGGTGTTTTCCAGGGATGCGGAACGTCATTTGACGGCCTATAGTTGGGAGGGTAACATCCGCGAACTGGATAATGTCGTGCAGCGGGCGGTGATTCTTGCCGCCGGAGCGGAAATTCTTGCCGCCGATCTGATGCTGGGCGATATTGCTGGCGTGGGGCAGTTTACCCGAGCGGAGTCCGAATCGGACAGTTCGGTGTCGGGTGAAACCGACATGAAAACCCTTGAGAAACGCCATATCCTGGAAACATTGGCGGCAGTCGGCGGCGTGAAGAAGCTGGCTGCGGAGAAACTGGGCATCAGCGAGCGCACTTTGCGCTACAAACTGCAGCGCTACCGTGATGAGGATGCTGCGGATGCCGGTGGAAATGTTCCGGAGGGAAGTGGCACGGAGTAG
- a CDS encoding chemotaxis protein CheB — MALTSRERANKTPLEIVPSHNADVILPRQPTKTPLASQTVIVIGSSTGGTEALRTLLTTLPANMPPILIAQHMPEMFTHSFAQRLDSLCRLRVKEAEDNERLQAGTVYIAPGHSHLLIKSAPTIGYSTSLNNGPAVNRHRPSVDVLFRSAANLVGKNSIGVILTGMGRDGANGMLEMRQAGAWNIAQDEASCVVFGMPKEAIAIGATHEVLGLPSIAQRLVTLVHQRQPSV, encoded by the coding sequence ATGGCCTTGACTTCGCGCGAGCGAGCGAACAAGACTCCGCTGGAAATCGTTCCCAGCCACAACGCGGACGTGATCCTGCCGCGCCAGCCGACCAAGACGCCGCTGGCCAGCCAGACCGTCATCGTCATCGGCTCGTCCACCGGCGGCACCGAGGCGCTGCGTACGCTGCTGACCACGCTGCCCGCCAATATGCCGCCGATACTGATCGCCCAGCACATGCCGGAAATGTTTACCCATTCGTTCGCCCAGCGGCTGGACTCGCTGTGCCGGCTGAGGGTGAAGGAGGCGGAGGATAACGAAAGGCTGCAGGCCGGGACCGTCTACATCGCGCCCGGCCATTCCCATTTATTGATCAAGAGCGCGCCGACGATAGGCTACAGCACCTCGCTGAACAATGGCCCGGCGGTCAACCGCCACCGACCGTCGGTCGACGTGCTGTTCCGTTCCGCCGCCAATCTGGTCGGCAAGAACAGCATCGGCGTCATCCTGACCGGCATGGGCCGCGACGGCGCCAACGGCATGCTGGAGATGCGGCAGGCCGGTGCCTGGAACATCGCCCAGGACGAGGCGAGCTGCGTGGTGTTCGGCATGCCCAAGGAGGCGATCGCCATCGGCGCCACCCACGAGGTGCTGGGACTGCCCAGCATCGCCCAGAGGCTGGTCACGCTGGTTCACCAGCGTCAGCCGTCGGTGTAA